Proteins from a genomic interval of Flammeovirgaceae bacterium SG7u.111:
- a CDS encoding LytTR family DNA-binding domain-containing protein, translating into MNSIIIDDEKKARHLLTHLIHENCPSIQQILEASNLEEGVQLIKKEKPDIVFLDIEMPKIHGLQILDFFDGPVNFQIIFTTAYNEYAIEAFKLSAIDYLLKPIDINELKTAVQKAEEAIQKHELNSRLEILQKNIQQLSVNKIALEVPRGVLFVAHDDIILLKADGMYTKIYLKNKDTTLITKPLKFFVEQLENRSLFFRCHRSFLINLKYIKELSNTETGYIIMENEEIVPISKSRKKEFLKVIHDIFW; encoded by the coding sequence ATGAACAGTATTATCATAGATGACGAAAAAAAAGCGAGACATCTCCTCACTCACCTCATACACGAAAACTGCCCATCTATCCAGCAGATATTGGAAGCTTCTAACCTAGAGGAAGGCGTGCAGCTGATAAAAAAAGAAAAGCCAGACATCGTGTTTTTGGACATTGAAATGCCTAAAATACATGGTTTGCAAATCCTCGATTTCTTTGATGGACCTGTCAACTTCCAAATCATTTTCACAACTGCATACAATGAATATGCAATTGAAGCTTTCAAATTATCAGCCATTGACTACCTCCTCAAACCTATCGATATCAATGAGCTAAAAACCGCGGTACAGAAAGCAGAAGAGGCGATCCAAAAACATGAATTGAATTCTCGTCTCGAAATTCTCCAAAAAAACATACAGCAGCTGTCCGTAAACAAAATCGCTTTAGAGGTTCCGCGTGGGGTTTTGTTTGTGGCACATGATGATATCATCTTGCTTAAAGCCGATGGCATGTACACCAAAATTTACCTGAAAAACAAAGATACAACACTGATTACCAAGCCTCTAAAATTCTTTGTAGAACAACTAGAAAACCGATCTTTATTTTTCAGATGTCATAGGTCTTTCTTAATAAACCTCAAATACATTAAAGAGCTATCGAACACAGAAACTGGCTACATCATCATGGAAAATGAGGAAATTGTACCTATTTCCAAGTCTAGAAAAAAGGAGTTCTTAAAAGTAATTCATGATATTTTTTGGTAG
- a CDS encoding histidine kinase, which translates to MKLIIIFVLHIATLSTVFCQHPLSINISESDGLPDIEFYDIINDAEGYFWFASRSGLYRYDGKEYKHFTSQNQKGLSVFSLVRDESLGRTWCVNLHGQVLYTQGDSLKEFADLHQELKGSLADLYIIEKELYVVWSEGILVFDIDTEKRVFFCKTTKTSSAKVGQKIYILDYDGDFYSFNQHHVLKLEGSYREEKLRATALFFTYQNTSFITFSRREHRSFFKLEDNNEKPLEEFKELLSVSKIIRVKEIDGKLWFATSNGVYVYRTENNQNWILESTYFPDDIVSDMLKDQDGNYWFTTLQNGIYVIPNIHIKQLPNLGIEGNISCLEYIGKKNVAVGTTNGMIYLLNIQTNSAQTIDLVSSKSVNRILYDPSTQHLFISTNSRMSYSYNLTTRKLTDEGNRFAVAKGFELIGQDIVYLTYNKALLYQNIYSPSPSTKIIENKRPYSVISDQKNNTTYIGYIDQLMKYDSLWNASPIFFKGEPFQATHLVKTKDGTIWGANSHLGLLGITDGEVTKTFTQKDGLVGKDISNLCSVGNSIWISSKNQLQKIDMESGEVATLTQQDGLNNFITSMAFTDSLLVFSSRKNLYTIPVYFQGLFKNRKIPEVYFTKVTIGDQDTTLHKEFTLPYDRNSLAFSFHANGYQSGKYLKYAYKLEGFDTTWQKTQQGVAFVKYNSLPAGSYSFKVKTVMGVNKESSTTKQIDIKIKIPFWKEWWFITLCVSFLSISLVFYFQKKVRRHEKKQMVEYDKLLQEKRLSKLKLENLRSQMNPHFIFNALNSIQDYIIHNERELASSYLVKFSRLIRMYLEHSQKNEVTLKSEIDALTFYLELEKIRFEEEMEYELNIDKKLNTNYLMVPSIFIQPYVENAIKHGLLHKKNNRLLKVNFYMDENLNRLVCTVEDNGIGREMSKKINQQKNRPASFATKANQERIDLYNASHKTHIKVEIKDLIEKKEPKGTLVSILIPIEQRTR; encoded by the coding sequence TCGCCTCTAGAAGCGGACTCTACCGATACGACGGCAAAGAGTATAAGCACTTTACAAGCCAAAATCAAAAAGGGTTATCCGTTTTTTCTTTAGTAAGAGACGAGAGCTTAGGACGGACTTGGTGCGTAAACCTCCACGGGCAGGTTTTGTACACACAAGGCGATTCGCTCAAAGAATTTGCCGACCTACACCAGGAACTTAAGGGAAGCCTCGCCGACCTATACATAATTGAGAAAGAGCTGTATGTAGTATGGTCGGAAGGAATACTTGTTTTTGATATTGATACCGAAAAAAGAGTATTTTTCTGTAAAACAACCAAAACCAGTTCGGCAAAGGTTGGACAAAAAATATATATCCTCGACTACGATGGGGACTTTTATTCCTTTAATCAGCATCATGTATTAAAACTAGAGGGCTCTTATAGGGAAGAAAAACTACGAGCAACTGCTCTTTTCTTTACCTACCAAAACACATCTTTTATTACCTTTTCAAGAAGAGAGCATCGCAGTTTTTTCAAGCTTGAAGATAATAATGAAAAACCCTTGGAGGAATTCAAGGAATTACTTTCTGTATCAAAAATCATCCGTGTAAAGGAGATAGATGGTAAACTTTGGTTTGCCACCAGCAATGGAGTGTATGTATACCGCACAGAAAACAATCAAAACTGGATACTAGAATCAACCTATTTCCCCGACGACATTGTGAGCGATATGCTCAAAGACCAAGATGGGAATTATTGGTTCACCACCCTCCAAAATGGAATATATGTAATTCCCAACATCCACATCAAACAGTTGCCCAACTTAGGGATAGAGGGGAATATATCGTGCTTAGAATACATTGGTAAAAAAAACGTGGCAGTAGGTACTACAAACGGCATGATATATTTACTAAATATTCAAACAAATTCTGCCCAAACGATTGATTTGGTATCTTCTAAAAGTGTGAACAGAATACTCTACGACCCCTCCACCCAGCATTTGTTCATAAGCACAAACAGCCGTATGAGTTATTCATACAACCTTACCACTCGTAAGCTAACGGACGAAGGAAACCGTTTTGCCGTAGCTAAAGGGTTTGAGCTTATAGGACAAGACATAGTTTACCTTACCTACAACAAAGCATTACTTTATCAAAATATATATTCCCCCAGCCCCTCTACCAAAATAATAGAAAACAAACGTCCTTATTCGGTGATAAGCGACCAGAAAAACAACACTACCTATATTGGATATATCGACCAATTGATGAAGTATGACAGCTTATGGAATGCCTCTCCTATTTTTTTCAAAGGCGAACCTTTCCAAGCAACACACTTGGTAAAAACAAAAGATGGTACTATATGGGGAGCAAACAGTCATTTAGGATTGCTTGGAATAACAGATGGCGAGGTAACAAAAACATTCACCCAAAAAGACGGGCTAGTAGGCAAGGATATCTCTAACCTTTGCTCGGTAGGCAACTCTATTTGGATAAGCTCTAAAAACCAACTGCAAAAAATAGACATGGAATCTGGCGAGGTAGCAACCCTTACGCAACAAGACGGACTAAACAACTTTATCACAAGCATGGCTTTCACTGATAGTTTGTTAGTTTTTTCCTCTCGCAAAAACCTATATACAATCCCTGTCTATTTCCAAGGTCTGTTCAAAAACAGAAAAATACCTGAAGTGTACTTCACCAAAGTGACCATAGGTGACCAAGACACTACCCTCCATAAAGAGTTTACCCTGCCTTATGACAGAAACTCCTTAGCATTTTCCTTTCATGCCAATGGGTATCAATCAGGGAAGTACTTAAAATATGCCTATAAATTAGAGGGTTTCGATACCACTTGGCAAAAAACACAACAAGGTGTTGCATTTGTGAAGTACAATAGCTTACCTGCAGGAAGCTATTCTTTTAAGGTAAAAACCGTTATGGGGGTAAACAAAGAAAGTAGCACCACTAAGCAAATCGACATCAAAATCAAAATCCCTTTTTGGAAAGAGTGGTGGTTCATTACCCTCTGTGTATCATTTTTGAGTATTTCTTTAGTATTCTATTTCCAAAAGAAAGTGAGGAGGCACGAAAAGAAACAGATGGTAGAATACGACAAGCTGCTTCAAGAAAAAAGGCTGAGTAAACTAAAACTTGAGAACCTTCGCTCTCAAATGAACCCTCATTTCATTTTCAATGCACTCAATTCTATCCAAGACTACATCATCCACAACGAAAGAGAGCTTGCCAGCTCGTACCTAGTTAAGTTTTCACGTCTCATTCGTATGTACTTAGAGCATAGCCAAAAAAATGAAGTGACCCTAAAGTCAGAAATAGATGCCCTCACCTTTTATCTGGAGCTTGAAAAAATACGCTTTGAGGAAGAAATGGAGTATGAGTTAAATATTGACAAAAAACTCAATACCAACTACCTGATGGTACCTTCTATTTTTATACAACCTTATGTAGAAAATGCTATTAAACATGGGCTTTTGCACAAAAAAAACAACAGGTTGCTGAAGGTGAATTTTTACATGGACGAAAACCTCAATAGGCTTGTTTGCACCGTGGAAGACAATGGGATAGGTAGAGAAATGTCAAAAAAAATAAACCAACAAAAAAACCGACCCGCTTCTTTTGCTACCAAAGCCAACCAAGAGCGTATAGACTTATATAACGCTAGCCATAAAACCCATATCAAAGTAGAAATAAAAGATTTAATAGAAAAAAAAGAACCTAAAGGTACTTTGGTCAGCATCCTTATACCCATTGAACAGAGAACAAGATGA